In Pyrus communis chromosome 11, drPyrComm1.1, whole genome shotgun sequence, the sequence CCCATCAGCTTATGCATTGTAATAACCGACATCATATCAGCCGGTAACTGATCAAAATAAGGCGCATAGGCCGCCTTATTCTTCCCCTTCCGGCACAGGTCTTGCTCGTGTTCAATGGCATTGCGCAGAGGCTCAAACCAACCAAGAAACAAAGACTTCATGTATGGCAAATTGGGAGCTAACTTGTGCTCACACATGTCCATCATAAGCTCCCTATACTCCTTCGCCGCCCGTTCCCATGCTTCAGTCTCAATCTTTATCTGTCTTCTCTTTAGCGCAAGGTACTTCGCCTGCCCCATTCCTCTCACTCTCTTCTGCCGCATCCGCCGCCAATGATCCGTCTGCCTCTTACCTTCTTTACTCATTTGCTGCAAAAGCTCTTGAACTTCATCAACAACAGACACATCCTCCTCGGCATCAGTGGAAGAAACCGCCTCCGCGACGCTTGCATACCCTTTGGGGCAAAACCCATTAAACCCAATCGGATTCCTTACAGACCCCAAACTTGGATTCCCCATATAACTCTCACCTGAAGAAATCTCACCTTTCCCGCAAAAACCCACCTCCGGAAAACCCTTTAAGCAAGAACCCGTCTCAAAAGGCTTGAACTTTTCCGAGAAAACAGATTCCCGGGAAAACCTCAGAAGGCTATAAGCCCTAGAAATAGACTGTGAACTGAGACGACACCTCTGGTTCCCGGAAATGGCCTGCTTAGCCAAGTTTCTCCACAAACTAGTGGATATCATTGATGGGCTCTTGTGGAAAACTATGGGGATTTGAAATGCACAATTCTTGGTGGTATTTTCAGGGGGAAATGGGGTTTCGATGCAGgacatcaaattaaaaaaatcaaatatttttggAGGAGATGAATTGGTGAGAGAGATGAGAGTGGGATCCGAGGAAATGGTTCGAAGAAGGCATTCGGAGACGCAatcaaattcatcaaagagagagagagagagagggagggagggagagagaggggaggaagaaGCAAACCAGTGAGCAAGCAGCAGCCTAAAGCCCTTAACCCTTTTCTTAAACCCTGTCTCTGGCAGCAGTTAATAGTTTACGCTTTTGACTTTTGCTTGCCTTGGTGCCTACTGCTTGACGGGGAGTTTGGGGCGTTTCTATTATTTTCACTATTTGGAGGCCTATTTGTGTAATTTGATGATAAATATGGTCCCGTTCTGTACGTTTGGTGATGATGTGAGCTTAATCAACATCtagtttttccttttattttcttaatgatAAACAGGATTTCAATTTTGGGTCAGACCGTTTCACTAAGACCTTCCTCACCCTAGGGCTATTCTATTTCCCCTCAAAATTCAACCCAACCCAAGGCTAAAATGTGGcctaaaacttaaaactcaAATGGAAGCCAAATTTAGCTCAAGATTAGTGGGGCTAGCTCATCATATGtgtatattttatttagttttatatttataaattcattgaatccaacagttaagatctaatttgatgaaattcaacagtaaaaaaaaaaattaacggttcaaatttaaatctaacggctaaagtaatttaaaaaaatctttcatttgtttcatattttttcatagtgtttaaagagtttcatggtgtcggttagtgattttttaagtatttgtcataatctaaatattttaaggttaaaatgttcataaaattaaattagaatagtctacataatttttttatttttaaaaagttactttaagaaaaaaaattagtctaaattcattctttaataatctatgactaaaattttaggccataagggttggagtagaaaagctgtttataggctaaaacctaaattttttgggctaaaaattATAGGTTTTAGGCCAAAAGTTGAAGATGGTCTTAGCctaagattattaaagaataaatgtaggctaattttttcttttaaagtttttttttttttaaattatgtagactgtcataattaaattttatgaacattttaacctaaaaatatttaaattctgataaatattgaaaaatcactaaattagggtgaattttgagttaaataatttttttacttattttagccgtttgatttaaatttgggccgttagatcttttttttactgttagatttgattatattcgatcttagCCGTTAAATTCAATAAATCCTAGGAGACATGCCCATGTGGATGGGATCGTGCTGGTGGTGCCCACACCATTTTCTAGGCTAAATCCTGGagaaaatttggcttttagctttTAACTCACACATTTAatatgggttgggttgggttgggaaaggggggggggggtggaagggaataaaacctaaaaatagcatttagTCCAGGGTTGGGTTTGGTCTAATCAATAGCACATGTTGCATCCTAGGTTACTTCTTAAGTGAATTCTGCCAACAACACATCTATACGAGATTCACAACTATGAAATCGAAGCATGGATGAAACACAGGACCGAAGACTATTATCCCTTGTTTgaatatgcttttaaaatgactgaaagtgcttttagagaaaatgttgttaaatttcaaaaacacttgaagtgctttctacaagaagcaccaattatgtgattcttccaggaagcactttaagtgcttttacaAGATTTAcaagcatttttactaaggattgttttcaaaaatattttcattaaaaacactttcactaATTGTAAAAGCACATTCAAATGAGCTCTTGGTATCTCCTGAGATCAGGTTAAAGCGAAAACGCTCATCACATAACTTGAATGGTGAATGGGGACACATATGACCGGTGTGTCAACACTAATCTCGCAGGGCTAGCTCTCACGGTTCCGAACCCTAACACTACGGCTAGGGCTAACATGAATGAAATCTTCATAACCAATATACTTTGTTGATCATACAGTAACACTACACAATGTTCTTGTGGGAACTTCTGCTTCATACTACATTATAACTGAAAAAGTAATCAcacgcagagagagagagagagagagagagagagagagagagagactgggGTTAGATTTATTAAGCTGGAGAATTAAGTGAGATACAAAAGTTGCCTGGTCTAACAAATTTCCTACTTCTTCCCCTAAGAATTGAGAAACAATGAGATCCTATCACCCAAACCCCGCCCATGTGTAAATAACCATTAGACGGTACATCTTTCTTGGATTTGCACTAGTGACGTATACAATACTTGAATTTCTCTACATAGCTGGTTCTCATCCTACGGACATTTTTCGTATCACCCAAACAACCCAATTAACCAATCAAATAAATAGAAACGGGGTAGAAGACAGATTTCCATTTGTTAACTGATCCCATCTCTTCATGCACTGGTAGCTGTGGGCTTAAAACAATCAATATTGCACAATCCAACTGATCTGAACATCTCTCCGAAGCTGCCACCAAAGTTAAATTTCAACCGTCAGAAAAACTCGAGTTGTATGTGTCGATGCTATGATGTGAACAATTGAATTTCGCTATAAAGCATGTATGGGTGAAAACTGAAAGCAAAAACTTGCTTACCGGTCAATGCTATTTCTTGCTCTCTCTGGCTGATCCACGCTATTACTTGCTTTTTCAGGTTGGTCCATACTCTTTcttgttctctctctcttatcAGTGCTGGCCCTTGACTTCTCTCTATGATCTGTACTTAACCTGGGGTTTTCTATATGATCGGTACTTGGTCTACAATTCTCTTTGTGATCTGTGCTGGAACAAGATTTCTCCCTGATGTCAGTGCTTTTCCGTGGATTTTCTGGTTGACCTGTAACCGGCCCTGATTTATTCCTCAGATGCGGATATTTCTCAATGGTCGATACAAACTTTTTGACATGCTTTATGTACTGTGGGTAGAGCTCCAAGTCACAATGATTACCTCCCTTTATCCATAATGGCTCATACTTCTCCTTACAATTATCCCAAAGCTGCTTGCCATGGGACCAATCCACAACATCATCAGCCGTCCCCTGCAGGCAATAGGAAAACACAAAACAACATAACCTGGCAAATAAGTACGCTTCTGAAAACTAAACCACACATATTTAATAATACCACAAGACAAGGATTGCATCATAAATTAGTGGTATACAATACAGCATAGATGTTGACACTTGGGCTTTTAAGGGAGGTTTCAAAGATATTTGTTAGCTATTTACCCTTTTTGTCATTATTTACTGTTTACCTAGATTAGTTGGATTAGTAAAACGAGGAAAACAATAAATTCCAGGTCAAAGAGTTTGAtaactatataaacataaaaaaatcaaaagctaTTAGCTACACTTCTTCCCCTCGTTGTAAGTCATCCAACAGGATGAAGATAAATAAGCATACAGTCAAGAAGATGTCAAGCACATAAAGATTCTTAAAGAAATTATTTAGACTACacacgcaaaaaaaaaaaaaaaaatcacagccGGCATGGTGAAGACTGGTAAATTTGGAACATGAAGACACGAAGTGTTAGCGCATCAGTGCACACGTTGAAGACTGGTGTAACCAATTTGTTAGGTCATCAATATGCATTACTAGGTTTCCATATTTAGATTCACAGGAGTCTAGGAAAATAAAGCatacaatttaaagaaaaaaggcACTCACATGAATCACCAAAACAGGGCAACTGACCAAGGGTATTTTGTCAATGTTCTGCACCACGAATAGGAGAACTCTCATTAGCGTGATGCAATCCCAAACGTTGTGACAAAATGTGAGCCTAAAGCTGAGCAATTAACAAAGATTAAGTACCTTATAAATGTCAAACCAATACGTTCGCTTCACTGGATACATGACACGAAGACCAGACATGATCGGACTGTGAAGAACCACTGCCCTCAATCTTGGTAACCGGGTTGCTAAATCGAGAGTGGGCCCACTACCAACTGATTGCCCATATAAAATAATATCCTCCTCCTTCGCACCATACCTCTCCACAAGGCATCTATATGCAGCTTCTATGTCTGCATAAGTGTTTTGCTCACTCGGCTGTCCataagagagaaaatatatatCTCATTTCGAACATTCTCCTAACCAATTATAGCTAAGACTTGCTTTCATTCATCCAATGTTCAATTTGGTCTCTAGGAAAGACGAAATCTTTCTAATTAACAGCATAAAGTAGCCTGAAAAACTCGACAAACGGGTGCATCGCAAATAATAAAACCAAATTCAAGtttcattatcttatgatgGAAAATTGCAAGAAAAGAACCCTGCTGAAATTAATTATGCAGAACATTTACCGATCAGATTAATATTTTCTAGTTTCTCTCCCCTACTACTGGAGCTATGTTTCCAGGGCTTTCAAACAAATCAGTACAAAATCGAAAGTGAAACCGAAATCTCATACCTTCCCAGTGGACTGTCCGTACCCCGAATAATCATACCtataaaacacaaataaatcCGATAAAGTTCAAAACTTTACAACTTACACACATAAatcatattttgtgcaaaaataGAAACACAGATAGTCACAAATCAAACAGTGAAATTTACAGATTTACTATAATTAATTACTGACCCCAACAAGTTGACTCGGAGGTGAAGACTCAGCTCACTGAACAACTCGTACATCTGACCCAGATCAGCCGCGTTCCCATGCGAGTGCAGAACAGTAAGCTTCGCCGACGGATTCCTTATGTACACCGCCACGATGTCGTTCCCTCTCTTGGTCCTCAGCTTCAAGACGTCGACGTTTTCCCTCGTCCCCACCCCGGTCATCTTCAGCTTCCCACtatcctcctccttctccaccCCGTACGACGGCGGGCTCGGCGGGAAAAACGCGAACTTGGCCGCCATTGATGACGTCACTGCCCCCATCTAAAacccaaatataaaaaatatacaaaaaaaaaaaacacaaaatttaacTTAATTGAATCTGGAGAGTGTGAAGAGCTTGATTCAAGCTCATTTAAATTCTTGGGTCGGAAAATTGGTATTTGGTCGACGAGAAAGTGAGAAAATTAGATCCTAGGGTTTGGAATCCGGGGAAGGAAGGTTTTTTtagcttagagagagagagagcgagagagagagggcggATGATTTTCCGGCGTGGATAGGGAGGCCAGCACGTGTGAAATGATTAAAGTTTGTAGAACGAGCGGAGGGGGGAGTAGTGGTCCGGTGATGGCGATACGAGAGAAAAGTAACTGCAAGCGGATTTAGTGAGCCGCCACGTGTCCACTCTGGGCACCGTGGTCCACTGATCCTTCTTGCGAGCTGTCTTCCTTCGCTGTTGGCCAGATTGGCAAACATAACATAacataatgtttttgttttattttttgttttcatttttgtttttttatgttttataaaacgcattttatgttttagaaattaagataaatagtttttttgtttttttttatgttgctGTAATTGCCAGAAAACGGGTTTCTATGGACATGTCCGTCAAAGACAATAGATGAGAGCTGTTCttttgtattttgtgtgtttttttcccACACATGTTGTGAGAGTATGGctgtacaacaacaacaacaaagtcttttcctattaagtggggtcggctatatgaatcctagaacgtcatTGCGCTCGGTTCTATATCATGTCCTCCGTTTGATttaagtactctaagtcttttcttagagtcttttCCAAAgttttcctaggtcttcctttaCCCCTTCAGCCTTGGACCTCTGTGTCGtagtcgcatcttctaaccggagtGTCAGTAAGCCTTCTttgcacatgtccaaaccatcGTAActaattttctctcatctttccttcaatttcactactcctactttacctcggatatcctcattcctaattttatcatttctcatgtgcccacacatccaacgaagcatcctcatctccgctacacccattttatgtacgtgttgataCTTCACCGCCCAACATTCTGTGCCATACAACATCACCGGCCTTATTgtcgtcctataaaattttcccctGAGCTTCAGTGGCATACGGCGGTTACACAACACGccggatgcactcttccacttcatccatccagcttgtattctatggttgaggttTCCATCTAATTctccgttcttttgcaagatagatcctaggtagcGAAAGCGGTCGCTCTTTGGTACTTCTTGATCTCCGATCCTCACCTTTGGCCTTCATTTGCACTAAACTTACACTCCATATATTCTGTCTTTGATCGGCTTAGGCGAAGACCCTTAGATTtcaacacttctctccaaaggttaagcttcgcatttaccccttcctgagtttcatctatcaacactatatcgtctgccaaaagcatataccaaggaatatcatcttgaatatgtcccgttaactcatccattaccaatgcaaaaaggtaaaGAATTAAGGATGAGCCTTGATGTAACCTTACAGTTATGGGGAAGCTTTCGGTTTAtccttcatgagttcttacAGCAGTCTTTGCTCCATTATACATATTCTTTGTAGCTTGGATATATGCTACTTgtactcctttcttctctaaaatcctccaaagaatgtCTCTTGGGACCATATCATAcgctttttccaaatctataaagaccatgtgTAAATCCTTTTTCCTATCTCTATATCTTTCCATCAATCTTCATAAGAGATAGATTGTCTCCATGGTTGAGCTCCCTGGCATGAACCCGAATTGGTTGTTCGAAACATGTGTCTCTTGCCTCAATCTATGCTCAATAACTCTCTCACAGAGCTTCATTGTATGACTCATTAACTTAATATCCCTATAGTTTATGCAATTTTATACattgcccttattcttgtagataggcACCAAAGTGTTATTTCACCACTCATTTGacatcttcttcgttttcaaaatCCTATTGAAAAGGTTTGTGAGCCATGCTATACCCGTCTCTCCCAAGACTTTCCACACTTCGATCGGTATATCATCTGGGCCTACTGCTTTTCtatgcttcatctttttcaaagctACAACCACTTCTTCCTTTTTGATTCGGCGGTAAAATGAGTAGTTTCTACACTCTTTTGAGTTACTCAACTCCCCCAAAGAAGTACTCATTTAATGTCCTTcattgaaaagattatgaaaataacCTCTCCATCTGTCTTTGACCGCGTTCTCTGTAGCAAGAACATTTTCATCCTCATCCTTGATGCACTTCACTTGGTTTAGGTCCcttgtcttcttttcccttgCTCTAACTAGTTTATAGATATCTAACTCTCCTTCTTTGGTATCTAGTCGCTTATACATATTGTCATAAGCTGCTAGCTTAGCTTCTTTCACAGCTTTCTTTGCCTCATACTTCGCTATTCTATACCTTTCACCATTTTCATTGGTCATATCCTTGTATCAGGCTTTACAACATTCCTTCTTAGTCTTCACCTTTGTTTGTACCTCCTCATTCCACCACCAAGATTCCTTTTGGTGTGGAGCAAAGCCCTTGGACTCCCCTAATACCTCTTTTGCTACTTTTCGGATATAACTAGCCATGGAATCCTCTATTTGGCTAGCTTCCCCCTCTTTATCCCACATGCATTGGGTGATTACTTTCTCTTTGAAAAtggcttgtttttctctttttagaTTCCACCATCTAGTCATTAGGCACTTCCAAgtcttgttcttttttctttctcttttgatATGTACATCCATCACCAACAAGCGATGTTGATTAGCCAAGCTCTCTCCTGGTATAACTTTGCAATCCTTACAAGTTATACGATCCCCTTTACTCATTAGAAGAAAATCTATTTGTGTTTTTGACAACCCACTCTTGTAGGTGATCACatgttcttttctcttcttaaaGAAGGTGTTGGCTAAGAAGAGATCATATGCCATTGCAAAATCCAAGATGGCTTCCCCATCCTCGTTTCTCTCCCCAAAACCATGGCCACCATGAAAACCTCCATAGTTGCCTGTTTCCTTGGCCACGTGTCCATTTAAatctactcctataaataccttttCCGTCTGAGCAATTGCTTGCACCAAGTCTCCAAGATCTTCCCAAAATTTCTCCTTCAAACTCGTATCCAACCCTACTTGAGGTGCGTACGCACTAATGACATTGATGATTTCTTGTCTTATTATAATCTTGATTGCCATAATTCTATCTCCTACCCTCTTAACATCTACAACATCTTATGTCAAGGTCTTGTCCACGATGATGCCAACACCGTTTCGTGTTCTATTTGTGCCCGAATACCAAAGTTTAAAACCTAAGTTTTCTAGATCTTTTGCCTTAAGACCAACCCACTTAGTTTCTTGTAGGCACATAATACTTATCCTTCTCCTCACCATAACTTCCATTATTTCCATAGATTTTCCCGTTAAGGTTCCTATATTCCACGTTCCTAAACGCATTGTACTCTCTTGAACTCTACCCTTCTGTCCTAGCTTCTTCACCCTCCCCCATCTAATAGGATCAAAGTACTTCTTTTGTGTGTCCTGTGTAAAGTTAATAGGAGCATATGCTCTCAAACAACTTTGAGTGGAGTCgttcaaaaagaagtttctacaACCCCCTTGCTCATTTAACATTGCATCCGGGTGCCGATGGAGATATAGCAACCCTTGCTCACTTATCACTGTGCCCGGGCCACACAGCGCACTAATTACGGGTGATGCCCTAGCTTTAGCACAATTTCGTTCTGGATTCATTTTCATAAGGATTCGAC encodes:
- the LOC137708001 gene encoding uncharacterized protein, whose translation is MGAVTSSMAAKFAFFPPSPPSYGVEKEEDSGKLKMTGVGTRENVDVLKLRTKRGNDIVAVYIRNPSAKLTVLHSHGNAADLGQMYELFSELSLHLRVNLLGYDYSGYGQSTGKPSEQNTYADIEAAYRCLVERYGAKEEDIILYGQSVGSGPTLDLATRLPRLRAVVLHSPIMSGLRVMYPVKRTYWFDIYKNIDKIPLVSCPVLVIHGTADDVVDWSHGKQLWDNCKEKYEPLWIKGGNHCDLELYPQYIKHVKKFVSTIEKYPHLRNKSGPVTGQPENPRKSTDIREKSCSSTDHKENCRPSTDHIENPRLSTDHREKSRASTDKRERTRKSMDQPEKASNSVDQPERARNSIDRFGEMFRSVGLCNIDCFKPTATSA